One part of the Cottoperca gobio chromosome 14, fCotGob3.1, whole genome shotgun sequence genome encodes these proteins:
- the radx gene encoding RPA-related protein RADX isoform X1, with translation MEDNSSCSSVVTGLSQVSFLQRTLERLSSTQCLKVNTEEAATVAVIALQRYLSEQTQGQQPDSYSYDVTVTDGVWRAKCYVHPGLNHLVHTNILRTGTDISITQCSFVYNERRLRHGYICIEKLRCGVERSALLPAINDVNSLPMLVKHGMERSVELQSNVPLQVSRKHYLSLWHNEDPEGDIWTSGSHSSDTVLDVSKITLLSSLESCFRNTWKPLPLLVKIIHKSRLRYYGKFGLKIDYPYQAYFEVADQSGTMSLVLWNELCPEFYQRLSVGTVLYIQNYTLKQSYSNRSHPQMDHHRMKTFNSVEICLNPRNPTSIITVLSPKSVLPQWGLPEVSYQFITRSELDKLSNNSGCDVIGLVTFVGRVERVKSKGNKGPEKFWTHRWIHAVDGTSDRPFILEVFSSSQPEVFSHICPMTYLVCTQMRVCQVEGSLPYLTSSCETETFITGYHKGQPYVSDPRVKSFIQWTKTLKDNVVLQKTAVGGHYCYPRPPLKFTQSMADSSAHVPLVAAADLKKELETLQYREHKKVAIQGQIASVRYMKNPKTTESGGTDEKEVPDVSTDVCEQAEPDAHNHPSTAEQILVASLTAETTSARGRKRKILTRKAKQSSLNRCSVSVKRRLKDTEEGQQQEEEESDSGSEDAQDVECGRQLQNQNSDIISWESSSWPKQRQEMSEHLCQGGLYRDSVSRRFTFDQKNVLLQRSNLQPTRWTPELSSDTIPPVVFPGYYQVTILGINKQIAVDAAYFPVVSSDEPRAVGLPQDPHGNTMLSCLSSGFLSPLSDTANHSESTLPQPEEVLGTASELEDTHVVCILDLCHLGGDEVEVLINKVYRVTEVSLD, from the exons ATGGAGGATAACTCGTCTTGTTCTTCGGTGGTCACTGGTCTTTCTCAAGTGTCTTTCCTCCAGAGGACGTTGGAGCGGCTATCCTCCACGCAGTGTCTGAAAGTAAACACTGAGGAGGCGGCTACTGTCGCTGTCATCGCACTTCAACGGTACTTATCTGAGCAAACCCAGGGGCAGCAGCCCGACAGCTACAGCTACGACGTGACGGTCACTGACGGAGTGTGGCGAGCCAAATGCTATGTTCACCCTGGTTTAAATCACCtggtgcacacaaacatactgagGACTGGGACTGATATCAGCATCACGCAGTGCTCTTTTGTTTACAACGAGAGGAGACTGAGACACGGTTACATCTGCATTGAAAAGCTCAGATGTGGCGTAGAGAGGTCTGCTCTCCTACCCGCCATAAATGATGTTAATTCACTGCCCATGCTAGTCAAGCATGGCATGGAGAGGAGTGTGGAGCTGCAAAGTAATGTTCCCCTCCAGGTGAGCCGCAAACATTACCTGTCTTTGTGGCACAACGAAGACCCAGAGGGAGACATCTGGACCTCAGGGTCTCACTCATCTGACACAGTGCTGGACg TGTCCAAGATTACTCTTCTTAGTAGTCTGGAGTCATGCTTTAGAAACACATGGAAACCTCTCCCTCTCCTAGTGAAGATAATACACAAATCCAGATTACGATATTATGGCAAGTTTGGGCTCAAGATTGATTATCCGTACCAG GCATACTTTGAAGTCGCTGACCAGAGTGGGACGATGTCCCTTGTACTTTGGAACGAACTTTGTCCAGAGTTTTACCAGCGACTGAGCGTAGGCACAGTGTTGTACATCCAAAATTACACCTTAAAGCAGAGTTATTCAAACCGGTCACACCCACAAATGGACCATCACAGAATGAAGACCTTTAACTCTGTAG AAATCTGCCTGAACCCTCGCAACCCTACTTCAATCATCACTGTGCTCTCACCAAAGAGTGTACTGCCTCAGTGGGGATTGCCTGAGGTTTCTTACCAGTTCATCACCAG GTCAGAGTTGGACAAATTATCCAACAATTCTGGATGTGATGTCATTGGTTTGGTGACATTTGTTGGGCGTGTTGAAAGAGTGAAGAGTAAAGGGAACAAGG GCCCAGAAAAATTCTGGACGCATCGCTGGATCCACGCGGTGGATGGAACATCGGACCGCCCTTTTATCCTGGAGGTCTTTTCCTCTTCCCAACCAGAAGTCTTCAGTCATATATGTCCAA TGACCTACCTGGTGTGCACTCAGATGAGAGTTTGTCAAGTGGAAGGTTCGTTGCCCTACCTCACAAGCAGCTGCGAGACTGAGACGTTCATCACAG GCTACCACAAAGGTCAGCCATATGTGAGTGACCCCAGAGTAAAGAGCTTCATCCAGTGGACCAAAACTCTGAAGGACAACGTTGTCCTCCAGAAGACTGCTGTTGGTGGTCATTATTGCTACCCTCGTCCCCCTCTGAAATTTACCCAGTCGATGGCAGATTCCTCAG CTCACGTTCCTCTTGTTGCTGCGGCGGACTTGAAGAAGGAGTTAGAGACCCTCCAATATAGGGAACATAAAAAAGTTGCAATTCAAGGACAGATCGCATCAGTGCGGTACATGAAAAACCCAAAGACCACAGAGTCTGGAGGAACAGATGAGAAAGAG GTGCCAGATGTTTCTACTGATGTGTGTGAACAAGCTGAACCAGATGCACACAATCATCCCTCAACAGCTGAGCAGATTTTGGTGGCCAGTTTAACTGCTGAGACAACTTCggcaagaggaagaaaaagaaaaattctAACAAG AAAAGCCAAGCAGTCCTCCTTGAATCGTTGTAGCGTGTCAGTAAAAAG GAGACTTAAAGATACAGAGGAAGGACAacagcaggaagaagaagagagcgaCTCTGGATCCGAGGACGCTCAGGATGTGGAATGCGGACGACAACTGCAAAATCAAA ACTCTGATATAATATCTTGGGAAAGCAGCAGTTGGCCGAAGCAGCGACAAGAAATGTCTGAACATCTGTGTCAAGGCGGTCTGTACCGGGACAGCGTGTCTCGGAGGTTCACGTTTGACCAAAAGAACGTCCTCCTGCAGCGGAGTAACCTTCAGCCAACGCGGTGGACACCAGAGCTGAGCTCCGACACCATCCCTCCTGTGGTTTTCCCAGGATACTACCAAGTAACAATATTAG GCATAAACAAGCAGATAGCCGTGGATGCTGCATATTTTCCCGTTGTGAGCTCAGATGAGCCCAGGGCTGTCGGTCTTCCTCAGGATCCCCATGGCAACACGATGCTGTCCTGCCTCTCATCAGGCTTCCTCTCTCCGCTCAGCGACACCGCCAACCACAGCGAATCAACACTTCCTCAACCAG AGGAGGTCTTGGGGACTGCCAGTGAGCTGGAGGACACACACGTTGTGTGCATCTTAGACCTTTGCCATCTGGGTGGAGACGAGGTGGAAGTCCTGATCAACAAGGTGTACAGAGTGACAGAGGTTTCTCTCGACTAA
- the radx gene encoding RPA-related protein RADX isoform X2 yields MEDNSSCSSVVTGLSQVSFLQRTLERLSSTQCLKVNTEEAATVAVIALQRYLSEQTQGQQPDSYSYDVTVTDGVWRAKCYVHPGLNHLVHTNILRTGTDISITQCSFVYNERRLRHGYICIEKLRCGVERSALLPAINDVNSLPMLVKHGMERSVELQSNVPLQVSRKHYLSLWHNEDPEGDIWTSGSHSSDTVLDVSKITLLSSLESCFRNTWKPLPLLVKIIHKSRLRYYGKFGLKIDYPYQAYFEVADQSGTMSLVLWNELCPEFYQRLSVGTVLYIQNYTLKQSYSNRSHPQMDHHRMKTFNSVEICLNPRNPTSIITVLSPKSVLPQWGLPEVSYQFITRSELDKLSNNSGCDVIGLVTFVGRVERVKSKGNKGPEKFWTHRWIHAVDGTSDRPFILEVFSSSQPEVFSHICPMTYLVCTQMRVCQVEGSLPYLTSSCETETFITGYHKGQPYVSDPRVKSFIQWTKTLKDNVVLQKTAVGGHYCYPRPPLKFTQSMADSSAHVPLVAAADLKKELETLQYREHKKVAIQGQIASVRYMKNPKTTESGGTDEKEVPDVSTDVCEQAEPDAHNHPSTAEQILVASLTAETTSARGRKRKILTRRLKDTEEGQQQEEEESDSGSEDAQDVECGRQLQNQNSDIISWESSSWPKQRQEMSEHLCQGGLYRDSVSRRFTFDQKNVLLQRSNLQPTRWTPELSSDTIPPVVFPGYYQVTILGINKQIAVDAAYFPVVSSDEPRAVGLPQDPHGNTMLSCLSSGFLSPLSDTANHSESTLPQPEEVLGTASELEDTHVVCILDLCHLGGDEVEVLINKVYRVTEVSLD; encoded by the exons ATGGAGGATAACTCGTCTTGTTCTTCGGTGGTCACTGGTCTTTCTCAAGTGTCTTTCCTCCAGAGGACGTTGGAGCGGCTATCCTCCACGCAGTGTCTGAAAGTAAACACTGAGGAGGCGGCTACTGTCGCTGTCATCGCACTTCAACGGTACTTATCTGAGCAAACCCAGGGGCAGCAGCCCGACAGCTACAGCTACGACGTGACGGTCACTGACGGAGTGTGGCGAGCCAAATGCTATGTTCACCCTGGTTTAAATCACCtggtgcacacaaacatactgagGACTGGGACTGATATCAGCATCACGCAGTGCTCTTTTGTTTACAACGAGAGGAGACTGAGACACGGTTACATCTGCATTGAAAAGCTCAGATGTGGCGTAGAGAGGTCTGCTCTCCTACCCGCCATAAATGATGTTAATTCACTGCCCATGCTAGTCAAGCATGGCATGGAGAGGAGTGTGGAGCTGCAAAGTAATGTTCCCCTCCAGGTGAGCCGCAAACATTACCTGTCTTTGTGGCACAACGAAGACCCAGAGGGAGACATCTGGACCTCAGGGTCTCACTCATCTGACACAGTGCTGGACg TGTCCAAGATTACTCTTCTTAGTAGTCTGGAGTCATGCTTTAGAAACACATGGAAACCTCTCCCTCTCCTAGTGAAGATAATACACAAATCCAGATTACGATATTATGGCAAGTTTGGGCTCAAGATTGATTATCCGTACCAG GCATACTTTGAAGTCGCTGACCAGAGTGGGACGATGTCCCTTGTACTTTGGAACGAACTTTGTCCAGAGTTTTACCAGCGACTGAGCGTAGGCACAGTGTTGTACATCCAAAATTACACCTTAAAGCAGAGTTATTCAAACCGGTCACACCCACAAATGGACCATCACAGAATGAAGACCTTTAACTCTGTAG AAATCTGCCTGAACCCTCGCAACCCTACTTCAATCATCACTGTGCTCTCACCAAAGAGTGTACTGCCTCAGTGGGGATTGCCTGAGGTTTCTTACCAGTTCATCACCAG GTCAGAGTTGGACAAATTATCCAACAATTCTGGATGTGATGTCATTGGTTTGGTGACATTTGTTGGGCGTGTTGAAAGAGTGAAGAGTAAAGGGAACAAGG GCCCAGAAAAATTCTGGACGCATCGCTGGATCCACGCGGTGGATGGAACATCGGACCGCCCTTTTATCCTGGAGGTCTTTTCCTCTTCCCAACCAGAAGTCTTCAGTCATATATGTCCAA TGACCTACCTGGTGTGCACTCAGATGAGAGTTTGTCAAGTGGAAGGTTCGTTGCCCTACCTCACAAGCAGCTGCGAGACTGAGACGTTCATCACAG GCTACCACAAAGGTCAGCCATATGTGAGTGACCCCAGAGTAAAGAGCTTCATCCAGTGGACCAAAACTCTGAAGGACAACGTTGTCCTCCAGAAGACTGCTGTTGGTGGTCATTATTGCTACCCTCGTCCCCCTCTGAAATTTACCCAGTCGATGGCAGATTCCTCAG CTCACGTTCCTCTTGTTGCTGCGGCGGACTTGAAGAAGGAGTTAGAGACCCTCCAATATAGGGAACATAAAAAAGTTGCAATTCAAGGACAGATCGCATCAGTGCGGTACATGAAAAACCCAAAGACCACAGAGTCTGGAGGAACAGATGAGAAAGAG GTGCCAGATGTTTCTACTGATGTGTGTGAACAAGCTGAACCAGATGCACACAATCATCCCTCAACAGCTGAGCAGATTTTGGTGGCCAGTTTAACTGCTGAGACAACTTCggcaagaggaagaaaaagaaaaattctAACAAG GAGACTTAAAGATACAGAGGAAGGACAacagcaggaagaagaagagagcgaCTCTGGATCCGAGGACGCTCAGGATGTGGAATGCGGACGACAACTGCAAAATCAAA ACTCTGATATAATATCTTGGGAAAGCAGCAGTTGGCCGAAGCAGCGACAAGAAATGTCTGAACATCTGTGTCAAGGCGGTCTGTACCGGGACAGCGTGTCTCGGAGGTTCACGTTTGACCAAAAGAACGTCCTCCTGCAGCGGAGTAACCTTCAGCCAACGCGGTGGACACCAGAGCTGAGCTCCGACACCATCCCTCCTGTGGTTTTCCCAGGATACTACCAAGTAACAATATTAG GCATAAACAAGCAGATAGCCGTGGATGCTGCATATTTTCCCGTTGTGAGCTCAGATGAGCCCAGGGCTGTCGGTCTTCCTCAGGATCCCCATGGCAACACGATGCTGTCCTGCCTCTCATCAGGCTTCCTCTCTCCGCTCAGCGACACCGCCAACCACAGCGAATCAACACTTCCTCAACCAG AGGAGGTCTTGGGGACTGCCAGTGAGCTGGAGGACACACACGTTGTGTGCATCTTAGACCTTTGCCATCTGGGTGGAGACGAGGTGGAAGTCCTGATCAACAAGGTGTACAGAGTGACAGAGGTTTCTCTCGACTAA